One window from the genome of Dyella sp. A6 encodes:
- a CDS encoding PEP-CTERM sorting domain-containing protein, giving the protein MKLNLPLWIAAMGLMIISSGASATVLQDNYVGSNSHGYGDVIANSGVTMFNVDSLGSTLNGTRLTVTIYTNFAGNAGVDSRYTTNNTGIGYGDLFLSTGWTPSGSNPYTTDNAANGNHWTYAFSLDNPLSNAGGKGTVYALGAGTASNHNPDVLLSDHFIDCGSHCIYRNGQAVAVNKSLATATNTTGTWTVGNGFLSFSFDTLGLNLDTNDLGFHWTMYCGNDVIEGQDAPTQVPEPSSVYIFLLGLALVGVGVMRRRRV; this is encoded by the coding sequence ATGAAATTGAATTTGCCGCTATGGATTGCAGCGATGGGCCTGATGATCATTTCGTCAGGTGCCTCGGCGACGGTACTTCAAGATAACTACGTCGGCTCCAACAGCCACGGCTATGGCGACGTAATCGCCAACTCCGGCGTCACCATGTTCAACGTGGACAGTCTGGGTTCGACCCTCAACGGTACCCGGCTCACCGTCACCATCTACACGAACTTCGCCGGCAACGCAGGAGTGGATTCCCGCTACACCACCAACAACACCGGTATCGGATACGGCGACCTGTTCCTGTCAACAGGCTGGACGCCCAGTGGCTCCAATCCCTACACCACCGACAATGCCGCCAACGGCAACCACTGGACCTATGCGTTCTCGCTGGACAATCCGCTGAGCAACGCCGGCGGCAAAGGTACCGTCTACGCACTGGGCGCTGGCACGGCAAGCAACCACAACCCCGACGTGCTGCTGTCAGACCACTTCATCGATTGCGGCAGCCATTGCATCTATCGCAACGGCCAGGCGGTTGCCGTGAACAAGAGCCTGGCGACGGCAACGAATACCACCGGCACATGGACGGTGGGCAACGGCTTCCTGAGCTTCAGCTTCGATACCTTGGGCCTCAACCTGGATACCAACGATCTGGGTTTCCACTGGACGATGTATTGTGGCAACGACGTCATCGAAGGCCAGGACGCACCAACCCAGGTGCCGGAACCGTCGTCGGTCTACATCTTTCTTCTCGGCTTGGCACTGGTCGGTGTAGGCGTGATGCGCCGACGCCGGGTGTAA